The Candidatus Zixiibacteriota bacterium genomic sequence ATTAGATGTGAAAGCGAGTAGGCCGAGGCTGCTTGCAGCCCGGCATCGGTATACGCCATCATGCTGAGCGGAGTCGAAGCATGACCCGACGCGCCTGGCGTACGTCCTCGTGCGCCGCGTGACCCTGACAACATCACTCTGACTCACCCACCGTCACCCTGAACCACCACAACGTCACCCTGCGCCTGTCGAAGGGTGACGACCGAACAGGCCGCAGACATGTCATTCCCTCGAAAGAGGGAATCTATCTTCTCGGAAGACACATCAACGATGTGTCATTCCGGTCCGCTCGAGGCAAGAGTCCCCCACAACTTGCTGTGGGCGACCCAGCCTGTCGAAGGGTGACGGCTACGAGGACTTTGTCTACCCTGCTTCGTCTCCCAGTTCCCAGAATAGATAACTGTCCGCATCATATGCCCTACAGATGATTGTGAGAGTGGATCGGGCAAGATGACTAAAGACCACTGATCCGATTTCGGCCTGAGGCTCCAGACTGAGACCAGTTGGTAGACTCGACAGAAAAATCAGATCAAGCCAGTTGCCTCCAGACTCGTTTAGGTCCCTCACAATCATTTCGTCGGAGTCCGTCGGAAGCAAGAGATGGTAAATGTTATCTCCTTCGAAGCACATACGTGACGTGAACTTCTCAACCACAGGATCGCCACGGTTGAATCCTGCGTTTTCCGCTACTGCGACCTTGGTCGAGTCCAGGCTCAAATGTGATCGGATGGCCGACATCAGAAACCGGTCCACGTTCTCCGAACTCACTATCTGTAATCGGTCGAATTCGTAGAGTGCTTTGTCATCGTAATTGTGAGGAAGGTAAGTGTGCACGCGCCCCTCGCTGGGGGTAATCCTTCCAAGCAAGGCTCGCGCCACAGAACCTCCCCAGTGGAGCTGCTCGAAGATATACTCGTTCGCCGATTCATTTAGATTGAAGCGTCTGTACGCCATCGGTCCCGTTCCTTATCGCTTCGCTGCCCTTGCATCGCACAAACCAGCCGGTCCGAAGAAGAAGAAGAAGTTGACTGAGTATCCGAGTAACCCACCCCTCTGGGGTGGGTGACATCACCGCGTGCCCTCCCCAACGTCACCCTGAGCCAACACCCCGTCACCCTGAGCCTGTCGAAGGGTGACGGCATGGCGGGTTCGAAGACGGACCCGCCCTACGAGGACTAGTACTTGTCGATTCTCCGGCCCTTCTTGCGCGTGACAGGGATAGAGAGGGCAACATCCTCGTACACGATTTTGTCAATAATGCCGACTATCTCGAAATCGATCGTGATCGTCGCTTCTTTGACTGACTTGTGAAACGGCAAGGGCGCGATACTCAGTATATCCCGCCCGCCGTATCGCTCATTCTCGACAAGTAAGGAGTCAACTCCAAGTTGAGTCACGGTCCCATCCTGCTCCACCTGAATAGACTTGATCGAAAAATCGAAATACCGGCCGTCCTGCTCAGCCAATGAGGACAACTCTCCATCGAAATAGTAGACTACGTCCAGGGCCACATAGTCGATGTTGCTGTCGGCCGGCTGGAAGTTCTGATAGTAGGCCTTCTGTTCCTCGGTCGCAGCGGCGCGACTGAGACGCGCCGGATCACCGTGGCGTTCGACCAGGTATTCCTCCGACACCACGCTGATCTCAAGTGCACCGTGCTGCGCCTCACGGCTCTCATAGCCGGTCTCATAGTGGTGGAAGGAGTAGCAGCTAATGGAAATCAACGAGGCCAGGAAAACCAGGAGTACACCGCCGACTCTCCACCATCGGTCCCACCAAACGCGCGATAGTACCTGTTCCGATGCTGCCAACTGAGCCTTCCCTTCGTTGTCCCCACCAACTCGATGGTGATCGTGTGATTGTACCAATTTATACAAACGTCGCAGGATCGGGAAAGGAAAAACGTTGTGGGTGATGTGAGGTCGCCTGACAGCACGGAGAAGATAGACTCCTGCCTTCGCAGGAGTGACAGAACTCCGTTCTGTTCCATCGAAGGAAACCACACCCCCACAAAAAAAGGCGGGCCCTTCGGGCCCGCCTTTCAATCGTCATCAATCAACCGCGCTCACTTCGGCGCGCCGCTCATCAGGTACTGATGAATTGCCCGGGCGGCTTTTTTACCGGCGCCCGCGGCGAGAATCACGGTCGCACCGCCGGTCACGATATCACCGCCGGCGTAGACGCCCGGCCGCGAGGTCTGCATCGTGTCCGGGTTCACCGTGATGTTCCCCCAGCGGTTCGTCTCCAGGCCGGGCGTGGTCGACTGGATCAGCGGGTTCGAGCTGTTGCCGATCGCCACCACGACCAGATCCACATCCATGGTGAAATTCGAGCCCTCGATCGGCACCGGGCGGCGTCGACCCGAATCATCGGGCGGACCCAGTTCCATCCGGAGACACTCCATCTGCCTGACCCGTCCGTGCTCGTCGCCGATAAACCGGATCGGGGTCGTGAGCATGTGGAACTCGATCCCTTCTTCCATGGCGTGATGAATCTCTTCGGCACGCGCCGGCATCTCGGCCTCGGAGCGACGGTAGACGATGTACGAATGATCCGCCCCTAGCCGTTTCGATGTCCGCACGGCGTCCATGGCCGTATTACCACCGCCCAGCACCGCGACATTTTTGCCCCGGATGATCGGCGTGTCATAATCGTCTTCGTCAAACGCCCGCATCAAATTCGAGCGCGTCAGGTATTCGTTGGCCGAATAGATACCGATCAACTGCTCGCCGGGAATGCCCATGAAATTCGGCAGACCGGCGCCGGTCCCGATGAAGATTGCATCGAAACCCATCTCGAACAGCTCGTCGATCGTCTCCATCTTCCCGATCACGGTCGAGTTCTCGAACTTGACCCCGGTGTCTTTCAATACGTCACACTCGGCCTGCACGATATGTTTCGGCAGACGGAATTCGGGGATGCCGTACACCAGCACGCCGCCCGGTTTGTGCAGGGCCTCGAACACGGTCACATCGTGACCGAGCTTGATCAGGTCGCCCGCCACCGTCAGCCCGGCTGGACCGGATCCGACCACGGCGACTCTTTTCCCGGTCGGCGCGGCCACTGCCGGGATTTGCACGAGGTCGTGTTCGCGCTCGTAGTCGGCGACAAAGCGTTCCAGATGGCCGATCGCCACGGGCTTGAATTTTTTCGTCAGCACGCACTTGATCTCGCACTGCTCTTCCTGCGGACAGACGCGCCCGCACACCGCCGGAAGGGAATTGGTCTCTTTGATTTTGCGCGCGGCTGCCGCGTAGTCTTTCTGGAGAACCAAGTTGATGAACCCCGGAATATCGACCTCAACCGGACAGCCGTCGATACACGGCGCTTTTTTGCACTCGAGACAGCGGGAGGCCTCTACCAGCGCCTGCTCTTCGGTCAGCCCGAACGGTACTTCGTTGAAATTGCGGACCCGATCCTCAGGCTTCTGCGCGGGCATCTGGGCCCGTGGGATTCTCATCCGCTCTTTTTTGTCGATCTTGTCAACCATTACACATCCACCCTTGTCATCACGCCTTTTTCTCACCCGGATATGTAAACTGCCGTACCGCCTTAGTCAGTCGACAATTGGGGTCTTCGAGGAGCTTTTTCATCGCCCGGCGTTCGTGGTCCTTGTATGCGCTCAACCGGCTCGTGAGAACGTCGAAATCCACGAGGTGGCCGTCGAAATCCGGACCGTCGACACACGCGAATCTTGTTTCACCGCCGACAGTCACGCGGCAACCGCCGCACATGCCCGTACCGTCGACCATCAGCGGATTCAACGATACCCACGTAGGAACCTCGAATTCTTTCGTCACGTTCGTGACCACGCGCATCATCGGGACCGGACCGATCGCCATCACCATGCCGATTTTCACCCCGTCGCGAAGCATCGAACCGAGAACGTCGGAAACGAATCCTTTGTGACCGTACGAACCGTCATCGGTGCACACGTGCAGCTCGTCAGCAACCGCGCGATGTTCTTTCTCGTAGAACAGCAGATCTTTCGTGCGTGCGCCGATTATGCTGATGACCCGGTTACCGGCTTCTTTGTAGGCCTGTGCGATCGGATAGACGGGCGCGATTCCGATCCCGCCGCCGACCACGCACGCGGTTCCCCAATTTTCCACATGTGAGGCAATCCCGAGCGGTCCGACGCAGTCGGAGATGGTTCCGCCGGCCCCAACGGTGGTCATCAGGGCCGAGGTTTTCCCTACTACCTGATAAATGATGGTGAGCAGTCCTTCGTCACGATCGAGCCCCGCGATAGACATCGGGACCCTCTCCCCCTGTTCGTTGACGCGCAGGATAACGAATTGTCCGGCTTTGGCTTTCGAGACCAGTCGAGGGACCTCGACCCGCATTTTCCAGATCATCGGCCCCAGCTGCACGTTATCAACAACCCTCGGCATACACCCTCGTTGTGTTGTCCAGACCGTTTGCGCGGAACATACGCATACAGGACGAAAAAGCAAGGTTATTTTGTCCATTTTTGTTCAAAACGATCAATTCACGCCTGTTTTTGGGCCGATCGGTCGTGTGGACAACTCCCCGGACGGCGACGTAAGACTCTCCGGCATAAGCAATTGTCGGAACTGCCCGGTCACTCGGATATATCGGGACAAAACGGGTTTTTATTAGACCGGACGCTCGATTTTTCAACGATTTCCCGTGAAACGGAACAGAATATTTTTCGTATATAATGCTATATACCGAAAATATTACGGTGTCACCTGCGATAGAGAGAACACTTGACAATCCTGCCGATTATTGTATATATGATTGCTGGTTTGCTGATCGATGAACTCTTAGACTGAAATGGGG encodes the following:
- the gltA gene encoding NADPH-dependent glutamate synthase, which encodes MVDKIDKKERMRIPRAQMPAQKPEDRVRNFNEVPFGLTEEQALVEASRCLECKKAPCIDGCPVEVDIPGFINLVLQKDYAAAARKIKETNSLPAVCGRVCPQEEQCEIKCVLTKKFKPVAIGHLERFVADYEREHDLVQIPAVAAPTGKRVAVVGSGPAGLTVAGDLIKLGHDVTVFEALHKPGGVLVYGIPEFRLPKHIVQAECDVLKDTGVKFENSTVIGKMETIDELFEMGFDAIFIGTGAGLPNFMGIPGEQLIGIYSANEYLTRSNLMRAFDEDDYDTPIIRGKNVAVLGGGNTAMDAVRTSKRLGADHSYIVYRRSEAEMPARAEEIHHAMEEGIEFHMLTTPIRFIGDEHGRVRQMECLRMELGPPDDSGRRRPVPIEGSNFTMDVDLVVVAIGNSSNPLIQSTTPGLETNRWGNITVNPDTMQTSRPGVYAGGDIVTGGATVILAAGAGKKAARAIHQYLMSGAPK
- a CDS encoding sulfide/dihydroorotate dehydrogenase-like FAD/NAD-binding protein, with amino-acid sequence MPRVVDNVQLGPMIWKMRVEVPRLVSKAKAGQFVILRVNEQGERVPMSIAGLDRDEGLLTIIYQVVGKTSALMTTVGAGGTISDCVGPLGIASHVENWGTACVVGGGIGIAPVYPIAQAYKEAGNRVISIIGARTKDLLFYEKEHRAVADELHVCTDDGSYGHKGFVSDVLGSMLRDGVKIGMVMAIGPVPMMRVVTNVTKEFEVPTWVSLNPLMVDGTGMCGGCRVTVGGETRFACVDGPDFDGHLVDFDVLTSRLSAYKDHERRAMKKLLEDPNCRLTKAVRQFTYPGEKKA